The proteins below are encoded in one region of Salvelinus fontinalis isolate EN_2023a chromosome 10, ASM2944872v1, whole genome shotgun sequence:
- the casr gene encoding extracellular calcium-sensing receptor → MRFYLYYLVLLGFSSVISTYGPHQRAQKTGDILLGGLFPMHFGVTSKDQDLAARPESTECVRYNFRGFRWLQAMIFAIEEINNSSTLLPNITLGYRIFDTCNTVSKALEATLSFVAQNKIDSLNLDEFCNCTDHIPSTIAVVGASGSAVSTAVANLLGLFYIPQISYASSSRLLSNKNQFKSFMRTIPTDEHQATAMADIIDYFQWNWVIAVASDDEYGRPGIEKFEKEMEERDLCIHLSELISQYFEEWQIQGLVDRIENSSAKVIVVFASGPDIEPLIKEMVRRNITDRIWLASEAWATTSLIAKPEYLDVVVGTIGFALRAGEIPGFKDFLQEVTPKKSSHNEFVREFWEETFNCYLEDSQRLRDSENGSTSFRPLCTGEEDIMGAETPYLDYTHLRISYNVYVAVHSIAQALQDILTCIPGRGLFSNNSCADIKKIEAWQVLKQLRHLNFSNSMGEKVHFDENADPSGNYTIINWHRSPEDGSVVFEEVGFYNMRAKRGVSFQLFIDNTKILWNGYNTEVPFSNCSEDCEPGTRKGIIESMPTCCFECTECSEGEYSDHKDASVCTKCPNDSWSNENHTSCFLKEIEFLSWTEPFGIALALCSVLGVFLTAFVMGVFIRFRNTPIVKATNRELSYLLLFSLICCFSSSLIFIGEPQDWTCRLRQPAFGISFVLCISCILVKTNRVLLVFEAKIPTSLHRKWWGLNLQFLLVFLFTFVQVMICVVWLYNAPPASYRNHDIDEIIFITCNEGSMMALGFLIGYTCLLAAICFFFAFKSRKLPENFTEAKFITFSMLIFFIVWISFIPAYFSTYGKFVSAVEVIAILASSFGLLACIFFNKVYIILFKPSRNTIEEVRCSTAAHSFKVAAKATLRHSSASRKRSSSVGGSCASTPSSSISLKTNDNDSPSGQQRIHKPRVSFGSGTVTLSLSFEESRKNSMK, encoded by the exons ATGAGATTTTACCTGTATTACCTGGTGCTTTTGGGCTTCAGTTCTGTCATCTCCACCTATGGGCCTCATCAGAGAGCACAGAAGACTGGGGATATTCTGCTGGGCGGGCTGTTTCCAATGCACTTTGGTGTTACCTCCAAAGACCAAGACCTGGCAGCGCGGCCAGAATCCACAGAGTGTGTACG GTACAATTTCCGGGGATTCCGTTGGCTTCAGGCCATGATTTTTGCAATAGAGGAGATCAACAACAGCAGTACTCTCCTGCCCAACATCACACTGGGCTACAGGATCTTTGACACCTGCAACACCGTGTCCAAGGCCCTGGAGGCTACCCTCAGTTTCGTAGCACAGAATAAGATTGACTCTCTGAACTTGGATGAATTCTGTAACTGCACAGATCACATCCCATCGACTATAGCAGTGGTGGGGGCTTCTGGGTCAGCAGTCTCCACTGCTGTTGCCAATCTGTTGGGCCTCTTCTACATCCCACAG ATCAGCTATGCCTCTTCCAGTCGCCTGCTGAGCAACAAGAACCAGTTCAAATCCTTCATGAGGACCATTCCCACAGATGAGCACCAGGCCACTGCCATGGCAGATATCATCGACTACTTCCAATGGAATTGGGTCATTGCAGTGGCGTCTGATGATGAGTATGGACGTCCAGGGATTGAAAAAtttgagaaagagatggaagaacGAGACCTTTGTATCCATCTGAGTGAGCTGATCTCTCAGTACTTTGAGGAGTGGCAGATCCAAGGATTGGTTGACCGTATTGAGAACTCCTCAGCTAAAGTTATTGTCGTTTTTGCCAGTGGGCCTGACATTGAGCCTCTTATCAAAGAGATGGTCAGACGGAACATCACCGACCGCATCTGGTTGGCCAGCGAGGCTTGGGCAACTACCTCCCTCATCGCCAAACCAGAGTACCTTGATGTTGTAGTTGGGACCATTGGCTTTGCGCTCAGAGCAGGCGAAATACCTGGCTTCAAGGACTTCTTACAAgaggtcacgccaaagaaatccAGCCACAATGAGTTTGTCAGGGAGTTTTGGGAGGAGACTTTTAACTGCTATCTGGAAGACAGCCAGAgattgagagacagtgagaatgggagCACCAGTTTCAGACCATTGTGTActggcgaggaggacataatgGGTGCAGAGACCCCATATCTGGATTACACTCATCTTCGTATTTCCTATAATGTGTATGTTGCAGTTCACTCCATTGCACAGGCCCTGCAGGACATTCTCACCTGCATTCCTGGACGGGGTCTTTTTTCTAACAACTCATGTGCAGATATAAAGAAAATAGAAGCATGGCAG GTTCTCAAGCAGCTCAGACATTTAAACTTCTCAAACAGTATGGGAGAAAAGGTACATTTTGATGAGAATGCTGATCCGTCAGGAAACTACACCATTATCAATTGGCACCGGTCTCCTGAGGATGGTTCTGTTGTGTTTGAAGAGGTCGGCTTCTACAACATGCGAGCTAAGAGAGGAGTTTCATTTCAACTTTTCATTGATAACACAAAGATTCTGTGGAATGGATATAATACTGAG GTGCCATTCTCTAACTGTAGTGAAGATTGTGAACCAGGCACCAGAAAGGGGATCATAGAAAGCATGCCAACGTGTTGCTTTGAATGTACAGAATGCTCAGAAGGAGAGTATAGTGATCACAAAG ACGCCAGTGTTTGTACCAAGTGTCCCAATGACTCATGGTCTAATGAGAACCACACATCCTGTTTCCTGAAGGAGATAGAGTTTCTGTCTTGGACAGAGCCCTTTGGGATCGCCTTGGCATTATGCTCTGTGCTGGGGGTGTTCTTGACAGCATTCGTGATGGGGGTGTTTATCAGATTTCGCAACACCCCAATTGTTAAGGCCACAAACAGAGAGCTATCCTACCTCCTCCTGTTCTCACTCATCTGCTGTTTCTCCAGCTCCCTCATCTTCATTGGTGAACCCCAGGACTGGACATGCCGTCTACGCCAGCCTGCATTCGGGATAAGTTTTGTTCTCTGCATCTCCTGCATCCTGGTCAAAACTAACCGAGTACTTCTAGTGTTCGAAGCCAAGATCCCCACCAGTCTCCATCGTAAGTGGTGGGGGCTAAACTTGCAGTTCCTGTTGGTGTTCCTGTTCACATTTGTGCAAGTAATGATATGTGTGGTCTGGCTTTACAATGCTCCTCCGGCGAGCTACAGGAACCATGACATTGATGAGATAATTTTCATTACATGCAATGAGGGCTCTATGATGGCGCTTGGCTTCCTAATTGGGTACACATGCCTGCTGGCAGCCATATGCTTCTTCTTTGCATTTAAATCACGAAAACTGCCAGAGAACTTTACTGAGGCTAAGTTCATCACATTCAGCATGCTCATCTTCTTCATCGTCTGGATTTCTTTCATCCCTGCCTACTTCAGCACTTATGGAAAGTTTGTGTCGGCTGTGGAGGTCATCGCCATACTAGCCTCCAGCTTTGGACTGCTGGCCTGTattttcttcaataaagtctACATCATCCTCTTCAAACCGTCCAGGAACACTATAGAGGAGGTTCGCTGTAGCACTGCGGCCCATTCTTTCAAAGTGGCAGCCAAGGCCACTCTGAGACACAGCTCAGCCTCCAGGAAGAGGTCCAGCAGTGTGGGGGGATCCTGCGCCTCAACTCCCTCCTCATCCATCAGCCTCAAGACCAATGACAATGACTCCCCATCAGGTCAGCAGAGAATCCATAAGCCAAGAGTAAGCTTTGGAAGTGGAACAGTTACTCTGTCCTTGAGCTTTGAGGAGTCCAGAAAGAATTCTATGAAGTAG